Genomic DNA from Etheostoma spectabile isolate EspeVRDwgs_2016 unplaced genomic scaffold, UIUC_Espe_1.0 scaffold00002872, whole genome shotgun sequence:
CACTGTGATGCCGTTCGGCATGAAGAATGCACTTGCCACTTTTCGGCGCCTACTGCAGCATGTATTAGGAGATGTACCTGACTGTAGCGTGTATCTTGATGATGTAGTGGTCTACTCCAGTGAGTGGGAGAGTCACATGTCCAGTCTAGAAACTGTATTCCAATGGCTGGCGGACGCCTCGCTTACCCTTAACTTGACCAAGTGTGAGTTTAGGCCACTGTCACCTACCTTGGTAAGCAGGTGCAGGTCCGGTTTGTGGACgctaagtttttttaaattatttttttttatttaacctttatttaaccaggaagtcccttgagattgaaatctctttttcgagggagaccgggctaagacggcacaccagttacaatttaaacagaaaatacagcatagacaaaaatcacacatagaggaaaggaacaggtcacatgtggcagttaaattttttaattacatgacattttaacatggccttaaattcaTGTAATGGGACcagatcatttagatggagcaagttttgcaaattattccaagaccatggagcgaagtaagagaaggctttcttccccagctcagtaaaaacccttggaacctggaaagagcgccacctggtggaacggagatgaaaatggctggaattcagcttgaggagattacataaatatgtcggcagtttacccaacatggccttgtatagaaaaatatacaaatgaagTTGTCTACGTAGACTTAGTGACGGCCAGCCTACCAGTTCATACAGCGTACAATGATGAGTAGTTGGCTGCGGTTGTGTCGCTACCAGTGCTCAGCACTAGGCGAGTTTCTTAGGCATGGCAGGTTACTATCGCTGTTTCTGTAAGAACATCTTGGTAGTAGCTGCTCCTCTGACCAGGTTGTGCAGTCCTGTGGTTCCTTTTGGGTTGAATTATGAGTGCGACCACGCTTCTTACTCTGCTAGGTCTCTCCTTTGTAGCGCTGTAGTGCCACTTGAGCTGGTGCTGTCTTGTTGCAGGACGGTGATGGGGATGTGTGTCATCCTGTTTGTTACTTTTCCACCAAGTTCAAACGTCATCAGCCGAACTACTCCACCATTGAGAAAGAGACTTTAGCAATGCTCCTGGCCCTACATCACTTTGACGTGCATGTAAGATGCAGTTTATATACAGTCACTGtatacactgaacaaaacctGCTTGCCTTGCCTGCACAACAGCAATCAGCACTTGATGTGCTGGGCCTACTCCTGGCCCAGAGTAACAACATTTGCATCAAACACAAGTAGGGAGCTAACAACATTGTCGCTGACGCACTGTCCCATGGTTGGGATTAGTTTTGGGGAACATGAATGATCTTTTGCTTAAACCGGAGTGTGAGTGAGGGTGCCGATGAACTGATGGTGAACTTGTAATCTGTGATTTGTGATGGTGCTCCATGGGCGTGCAAAGGGAGGAAGGCGTTCGCTTTGATGAGAGGGGATGTCACGTGCCATGTTGTATTATGTGTATTGTCTGCTAGTGTGTGATTCTCTGTAGGTGTGTGCTGCTGACGACAGGcctgcagctgaggctgatcagCTGATCGCTTAACGGAGGGCAGCATGGCCGTGTGCTGGGGTGAGGCTTCCGTGGAAGCCAGTAAAGAGTGGGCAGAGACGTGCTGGAGCTGCTGTGTCATCTGCTCTGAATCGAATCTGTGATGAAGTGCCTATGTTTGTCTTCCATTTGGAGATTGTTTTAAGTTGCGTTTTGTTGTGCGGACATAATAAAATTACCTTATTTAccatttgttttctgtcccgggtttattgttttaaattgtttgcCTTCTCCCACCCTAGACCACTTTGGGTCGTAACAGTAGTACAACTACACATTGCTTTGTTGTGTTGGGTCACAAGCCAAATAGGTTGGGAACCATTggtttaattataaaaaatgtgttgtattaCACAATCTtatcatgtgtttttaaaattaaaatcacaatatgtgaattacaatatttccctttgaATTGTAATAGAATTagcataaaatagaaatacttaATATAATTGTACTTAGgtatacagtacttgagtaagttACTGTCCACCAAGAGTTAATATATAGAACAAATACTTGGATTACCTGGAAGATGCTCGAGCAACATGTAAAGACATTGCAGGTGGAGGAAACTAAAAAACATGCGAAACACTGAGTCAACACTCTTGCGACTTcttgtgttatttttaaatgtgggaACACACTTCTCCTATATTGTGAAATTTGTCGAATTCACATGTTTGAACCTGCCATGTGAGCAAGTTCCTCTCACCTCCTGCAGACATCTTTGCACCTCTGCCTCCATGTTCCCTGGACCTCAGTGCAGGTAGACATGGGCTCAGGTTCTAAAGAACAGGTGGAGAGCACTGGATAGCCACCTCTTAAGTTAAAGACCTGTTCATTAATCAATTAGCTGAGAAACCTAATGGATAACGTTTTAAATAATTGATCATAATATAATTGgttgtttaagtcatttttacTTAGCAAAAACATCCTAAATTCACTGGCTCTGGATTctgaatgtgaatattttctggcTGTATTAGTCCTATATGATAGTAAATTGAATTTTGGTCAGTTTTAGGGTTGTTGTTGGACAAAACTAGCAATTTGGagtagagctgcaacaatttgtTGAATAATCAAACGGTCAATAGACAGAAAACTATTGGCAGTTTGAAGACTTTAGGGAGCGTTtaagggaaattacatttttcacttCGGACTTTTTATGGACCAATTGTTTGGAAAAATAAAGTCAATGACACATTATTTGAAACATTGAAATATTGATGGTTGCAGCCAGAAATGATTCATTTAAATTATTGCTGTCTGgttttttattataaacaaATGATAAAATAGTATGCCATAAATCAAGCATTTTGCTGTGACCATTGGTGCTGTTGGGTAAAAATATCGTGGCATATCTTAAAATGCTTTTTAGAGCACATTTATCTAGTTGGGGTTAAATGGATGCCGAAAAAATAgtagaaaaataacaacaataacaacaacaatgttgtGCTACTGTTTTTAGCTCGGAATGGTATCTAAGTATACAGCCCACTGGTGCTCATTGTTTGGCTTTCTGTGTGTAACCTCCACAGTCTAACCCTCCGGGGGCCCAttttcaggaaggaggtttaacaaactctgagtcttATTGTGAGCTGATTAACCCTGAGATGGGAACCTCTGAGGTTTCACTTCCAGCACAGCTGATTTTAGTTGGTTCAAGCAACTCAGAGTAGGTTGACTCATATTTAAGCATGTGCACCACCACtgtaaaaaggcagcatgaatggagccatgatactacgattcaccatggcaacaaccacaaaaaaactGGTCAGCATACTTTGTCCCTCTGGAACTGGAACTACTCATGCGCACATACAGTGAGTTTGAatatatgttttgtttaaaaaaaaaaagtaaggatAGGTGTGGGAGAAAACTGCTCCTCGAGTCAATGCGTAAGCTCTGATGTAGTGTATTAATTTCATGTTTAATCACAGGTAACCTATGACATTACTAGTGAAAACCGGAATGGTATGACACCTATAACTTAATTTAGGTGCAATCCTGTAAAGCAAACTACTACCAATCCCATTGTGAGGTTGCAGCACCATGTcattaaaggtccagtgtgtaacattttcaattgtccaaatctgtgttgcccgttcacaaacttgtcaCTTTCATGAATTTTACCACCACCATTACCTCCAAGTATTCCTactggcttgaaattttacatttgcatttgcatgaaCCGGGATAGACGCTACATGTTCATGcaccatcttgaaatacgttagctgGTAAGGTACCTACAGGATATACTGCTCTGCCTTTCACGTTTTTGCTGTCACTTCATAAAGTCACAGGTGCTACTAATGGGTGTGGTCGCTTCCCTGCCCCTgcaagtttgaagaagaaaacatgGCTAACACCAACAAGACAGTTCGTAGTACTCACCAAATCTTTAGATCAAATTTCgcaattaataaaaattaaacagaCGGACCTGATCCCCGGAGGTAAAGCTGGATGAAGATGTAAATGACATCTTGGCTTTTTGAAGCGGGAAGGCTACCGCAGCTGTAATACGTATTTTGAACTGCGTggtgcgagagagttgattgcaatATATGATCTCAACACTAGATAGGAGAAACTCCCACACATTGGACTTGTAACAgaattgtaatttaaaatcatttaattatttttaatggcTCTCACTGGTCTGTGGTCAGGGAACCAacaaaaacgtttaaaacaCGTTTAAGAGCGAGGCCCACTTTTCTGACGGCTTGGCATTTGCGAAAAACATAATGAGACACAAAAAATTTGCCGGGACACAAAAGCATGTCCACGATGGTTGACGTTAGTGATATGAGGACGGATAAGGTATCTACATATCTGATGGACTGTGAGAAAAAAACTCTCAAATAGGTagttatctggaaatgaaaatacatctaGTCGGGCCTCAATATCGTCTCCCGATGTATGTTTAACTCTCTGGAAAGTAATACAGCTCTTTCATCAACGGGATCGTTGACAAAAGGAAAAGTCGTGTTCAAGAAAAAACGTTTTCTCATCTGCCTAATATAGTTAATAAACCAACCCTGGTTTTTTAATCATGCAGATGACAACACTGCGCTAAAATGCGTCTGACAcaaactgaatgaatgaatgaggaaaagaaagagcgCTGTGTAAGAGGGGGGAGAATGAGAGACACTCAAGGTTTATTTAAAGGATTTCTAAGAAAAAGGTTTctaagaaaacctgctcccgaTCAGATTAAGTTCCCagactctgaggttaagttacctctTATTCTGGAACAGGCTAGAGTTACCGCTCTCTCTCAGATTTGATTttcctccctttctgaaacagaaaacccagagtttccctcatcgAGGGCTAACAAACTGAGTTTtgactaaacctgctttctgaaatggGCCCCTGGCTTTCTGAGCAGTGTGCAACTGTGTTTCCCAGCAGGCAGTGCTGCAGGACTAGGATGACTGGGAAGACCCAGACCAGCAACGTGACCAACAAGAATGACCCTCGCTCCCTCAACTCCCGCGTCTTCATTGGCAACCTCAACACGGCTGTGGTAACCAAGGCCGACATCGAGGCCATCTTTGCCAAATACGGAAAGATTGTGGGCTGCTCTGTGCACAAGGGCTACGCCTTTGTTCAGTACGCCAGCAAGAGGAATGCCAGGGCAGCCGTGGGTGGGGAGAACGCCAGGGTCATCGCCGGACAACCACTAGGTAAAGTTCTTCAAATGTGCATCACTGAATTCTGATAACAGTGTCCATATTGTGTACATAAGAGAAAACTATACCATACTCACCGTGTAAAAAGGTGCTTTATTACACCATGGTTGCACCATAATAATTCAGCTGGCAAGCAGAACCTGCAGATTCAGTTGAGATAAAGAAGAGCcaaatttatataatataaccTTTGTTTTAATGGCATTTAATAAGTCATATTTGCCACAAGCAACAGGTTCCACATGATGGGCATGATATTGTATTTCCTGGCAGAAGcaataaaaaagtaacattttacATGCTTACTTTACTTACATTCCATGGAAGTTTTTAAGTGAAACGCCAGCTTGTTTACTTCCACCTACAATCCAGGTTCTTCTTTAGCTACTATAAAgatttcaaccttttttttatccCCAGGAACAACGATAATATACAGTTTTTTAATAGTATAACATATTTCATAGGGCTGGATGATTAATCAAAAAATGTATCGACATCAAAATCTGAAGCTGTTATCGACGTATTTTTCCCATGACAATaatttcaatactttttataaaacaaaatgtgacttttttcataTGGCCTTTTCATTTCAAGCAAGGTGggctttcatttcaattttatacatttttaatatatagTCATAATAGTTTTGTGTGTTTcgtttaattatttaaaaattaaaaaaaagtaagctCTTtggaattataaaaaaaatgtcaccttCAATATTTGAGCCTATTTACAGTACAAACCATACCAATGAAATATgaggacaaaaaagaaaatcagataGAAATTAAGTTATCGTTAATATAGCGTCATTCAGGTAAAATAGAGATTTTATGTCATATCATGCAGccttaatattttaaaactttaacaTTGTATTTCACCAAAGAGTACATGTTCTAAATTTATCATAATTTTAAATTACCAGTAACAATATTATTGTACCCTCATCCTGTCCTACAGTGTAATTTAGTTATTAATGTCCCTTAAACATTGTTACCCATTTATTCCATAAATCTTCCCTTGGACTCACACATTTGTACCCCTAATACTAGATAATTAAGATGTAATTTGTATGTTATTAAGTGTTACACATGCATTGGTATGTTTaatgcatatttgtgtgtgagcaATAGAGACACCTATATGTTTCATCTttgtagataaaaaaaattaaacacgCATGTTTCATTTAAACCAATATAATCTgatacatacattgtttttcaatttaattgttttttttacaaaacaaagcaTTGTATAAACGTAAAAAAGGAACTGCAAAGGCAATAAAAACTACACAAGAAGTCCAAAACAAGGCAGGAGTCATAAAACAAGGGGTGAAtaccaataacaaaaaaaatgtcataatagcAAGTCCATATGAAAAGAGGTTTGAGATTGGAAATATGACAGAGATTTAGTTAGTTTAAAAGCTTCAAGCATGTTATTTAAGCCTCAACTCTTCTGTTAATCAATATTGCATGAAGAGCTCAAGCTGCCATCTGGTTCATGGTGTTTATGGACAAAAGTGATGTGATATAACTTGATGACAAGCCTAAATTTGATCATTATAACCGTAAAAATGATTCTGAAATGGAGAAGTACATACAATGTGAAGACGCTGAGATTCAGAATCCAATTTAGGACTGGCAGCAAGGATAAGAGTTGAGCTTGAACATAAAGAgatgtcagacagacagacagacacacacac
This window encodes:
- the LOC116676221 gene encoding RNA-binding Raly-like protein — its product is MTGKTQTSNVTNKNDPRSLNSRVFIGNLNTAVVTKADIEAIFAKYGKIVGCSVHKGYAFVQYASKRNARAAVGGENARVIAGQPLGKVLQMCITEF